GCGGCGTCCTCCTCGACGGGGACGGGCACCGGTCGTCGCGCGGGTCCCGGCACCGGCGGTAGCCCGCACGGCCGCGGTGCCGCCGGTCGGTCACGGGTCGGTCGGCAGCGGCCTCGCCGGCCACTCGAGCAGCCGGGCGCCGAGCACGGCGGCGTGCAGGGAGAACCGCTGGTCCGGGGAGGCGACGCTGTGGTCGGTGAGCTGGGCGATCCGGGCCAGCCGGTAGGTGACGGTGCGGACGGAGACGTGCAGCCGCCGGGCGGCCGCAGTCGCGACGTCGCCGGCGGCGAAGTACGCCTGCAGGGTGTCGAGCAGCACCTCCGCGCCGCCGCGACTCCGGCCGAGGGGTCCGAGGACGTCGCGCACCAGGTCGACGATGGCGGCCTGGTCCCGCCCCAGCACCCGGTACACCAGCAGGTCGCGGGCGTGCACCACGTCGGCGTCGAGGTCCAGCCGGTCGGCGAAGACGAGGGCCTCGCGGGCCTCCTCGTAGGAGCGGGCGACGCCGTAGGCGCCGGGGAAGGCACGCCCGGCCGCGACCCGCCAGCGCTGACCGCTCCCGAGCCGGCCCAGCTCCTCGTGGAGCACCGGACCGACGTCGGCGCCGGGCGCCGGTGAGCCGGTGCCGGCTGCCCGGGACGGCACGACGACGACCACCCGGCCGTCCTTGGTGGCGACCAGCACGTCCCGGTCACCGAACCGGTCCACGACGACCCGCTCGAGGACGACGGCCGCGCGGTCGGTGGCGCCGCCGGCAGCGCGCGGCGCGGCGAGCGCCACCTGGTGGGACTTGCCCAGGTCGATCCCGAACGGCTCGGCGCGCGCCACCATCCGCGACACGTCGGCGTCCCCCCGGAGCAGGTCGTCGACGAACTCGCGGCGCAGCGCCTCCTCGTGACGGATCATCTCGCGCCGCTCGGACTGGTGGCCCTCGACGAGCGCCCCGACGGCGTCGTCGAGCACGCGGAGGACCGCCTCGGCGGCACCGCGCACCTTCTCCGGATCGGCGGACCGCTCGACCGCCGGCAGCTCCCGCCACAGGCGCCACGCCGCCGACAGGTAGAGCTCCACCGCGCGGCGGGCGCCCACACCCCCCGCAGCCGCGCGGCCGCCCAGCTCCCGGACCGCGTCGAGCTCCCACGCGTCCGGGCGGCGCCCGTGGACGGCGGCGTCGGCCAGCATGGGGAGGTACTCCCCGAGCAGGTCGACGGGGGCCTGGCACGCGGCCGCTGCCGCCGCCGCGACCGGGTCGAGCCAGTCGCCGGCCGCCGGGGACCGGTCGGACCCTCCGGTGGAGCCGCGCTGCCCGCTGCGTGCCATCTGTCCTCCCTGACGCCGGGCGGGTCGGCCCGCGCGGCCGACGGCCCGACCGGTCCACCCTGCCGACGGTCGGCAACACCAGACTGCATGCGGCCGGCGCGGTGCCGTGGCCCGGGTCAGCGGGAGGTCGCCCCGGCCGGCGTCCCGGTGCACCGCCCGCTGCCGCCGCTCACCGGCACGGCTCCCGGCGGCGTCGCGCCGCGGTCCGGCGCACGGGGGCGCGCGACGGCGACCCCGTGTGCACGACGCCGCTCCCCGGCCGCTCCGCAGCGCCCGGCTCGGCGGGCAGGACGTCCGTGAGTCCGCAGAGCCGGATCGGGCGCTGCACGCTGCGCCGGCCGCCGCGGACGACCACGAGACGTGCCCCGCGCACCCGGCACCGGCGCTGCACCCGGGCCAGCACGGAGACCCCGGCGGCGCCCAGGAACGTCACCCGCTCCATGTCGACGGTCAGCTCGGAGACGCCGCGTCGGCGGGTCTGGGTGCTCAGGCAGGCGTCGAGCAGCGGAGCGGTGTACGCGTCGACCTCACCCGCCACCTCCACGACCACGCGCCCCGGCCGGGTGGCCGGGAGCGCGGTGACGGACAGCAGCGCGGTGCGGTCGGGCGCCGCAGGGCGGCCAGGGGAGTGCGGCACGGGAGAGCTCCTTCGGGCAGGCATCAGGGGGCCTGGCGCAGCGGGTCGAACGGCGTCAGCTCCGGCGGGGCCTCGCCCTTGACGACGGTCTGGGCCAGCAGCCGGCCGCTGGCCGGGCCGAGCGCGATGCCCCACATGCCGTGGCCGCCGGCGACGAACACCCGGGGGGAGGCGGTGGCACCCAGCAGCGGCAGCCCGTCGGGGGTGCACGGGCGTGACCCGACCCACTCGTCGCGCCGGTCGTCGAGGTGCACCCCGCGCAGGAACGGGCGGACGGCGTCGACGACGGCGGTGATCCGCCGTGGGTCCAGCGGCTCCTCGGGGCGGCGGAACTCCATCATCCCGGCCACCCGCAGCCGGTCGCCCAGCGGTGTGCACGCCACCCGCTGGGCCGGGAGGTACAGCGGCCCGCGGGGGAGCCGCTCGACCGCGACGCTGAAGCTGTAGCCGCGCCCGGCCTGCACCGGCTGACGGACGCCGAAGCGGCCGGCCAGCTCGCGCAGGTGGGCGCCGGTGGCGACGACGACCGCGTCGTGCCGCTGCCGTTCCCCGGTGCCGGTGACGACGGTGACGCCGCCCCGCTCGTCCCGGACGTCGGTCACGCCGGTGCCCTCGAGCAGCTCACCGCCGCGGGCGCGCACCGCCCGGGCGAGCGAGCCCAGGTACTCCGGCGGGTGCAGGTACCGCTGGCCGTGGATCTGCACCGCGGCCCCGACCCGGTCGGTCAGGGCCGGCTCGAGGGCCCGTGCCTCCCGGCCGGTGAGGGAGGAGGCGTCCACGTCCTGACCGGTGGCACGGATCGCCGCCAGCTCGGCGAGCAGCGGCCCGGCGTCGCGCTCGCGGCGGAAGCACGCCAGCAGCGGCCGGGCCGGGTGCGTGCGCGCCTCCACCCCGCCGGCGGCGAGCACGTCGAACGCCTCCAGCGCCCGCTCGTTGAGCGGCACGAGGGCGGCCATGCCGCGCCGCCACCGGCGGGCGGTGCTGTGCGCGACGAAGGAGCCCAGGAAGCGCAGCAGTGCTCGGTCGGCGCGCAGGGGGACGTACACCGGCGACCGCGGGCCGGCCACCGCGCGCAGGCCGTAGCGGAGCACGGCCGGCTCCGGCAGCGGCGCGGTCAGCGAGGGGGCCAGCCAGCCCGCGTTGCCCCAGGAGGCGCCGGCGGCCACGCGGTCCCGCTCGTAGACGGTGACCTGCACGCCGGCCTCCTGCAGGAACCAGGCGGTGGCCAGGCCGACCATCCCGGCTCCGACCACGGCCACCTGCCGGGGGGACCCGGGCACGAGGGCGGGACCGTGCTGGTGCGGGTCGGTGGTCATGCGTGCTCCTTCACCGGCGGTGGCGCCGCCGGCCCGGGAGGACCGGCGGCTGTCTCGGCAGGGCGCCCCGTGGACGCCCGCGGCTGGAGGGCGCTGGGTGCCGCGGGCTCAGGACGCCTGCCCGCAGGAGACGCAGCCGGCCGCGAACGGGCGGAACTCCAGGCGCTCGCGGGGGATGGCGGACCCGCAGTGCACGCAGGTGCCGTAGGTGCCGGCGTCGAGCCGGTCCAGGGCCGCGTCGATCTCCTCGAGCGTGCGCAGCAGCGTGGCGGCCCGGCTGGTCGCCACCGGGTCGGGAACCGACGTGGCGGCCTCGGCCAGCGCCAGCTCCCGCTGCCGGAGGCAGTCGGCCCGCTGGGTCTGCAGCAGGCCCCGGAACGGCTCGAACGCCGTCGTCGGGGGCGCGGACGGGGTGGTGGTCATGGGTCTCTCCTGGAGTACGACGAGAACGCGTCCCGCGGGCGGGACGCGTCGAGATGTGCAGCCGAGGGGTCACCGGGACCGCGGCGGCGCCCTGTCCTGGCCGCGCCGACCGCGGGCGCGCGGACTCCTCGACGGCGCCGGCAGCCCGCCGCCGGTGACCGGCCACGGCGAGCGGTCGCGGGACGCCGCGCAGGACCCGCCGGGCACGGGGACGCGGGTGCCGGAGGGGAGGCGCGTGCGCGCGGTCATCCCTCGTCCCTCCCGTCGTCCATGGCGCCGGCTCTGCCGGTCACCCCGACCATGCCTCGCTCCCCTCTGCCGGGGAAGGGCAGCCGCCGGTGAACTCGGCGCGGCGGACCTTGCCGGTGCCCGGCAACCCGGACGGCGGGCCGGCTCCCCGGGTGCACACCGACCGCACCGGGGGCCGCGCGGGGTCGACGTCCCGCGCACGGGTCCCGGGGCGGTGCGGCTGCGCCGTCCGTTGCCAGGCGCCGTCGACCGGAGCATGGTCGGGCCGGCAGCAGGAGGTGGCCGGTGCTCGATGACCGCGAACGTGCCATCTGGGACGGCATCGTGCGCTGCTACGACCGCGAGGCCGACGAACCTCCCCCCGTCGGCCCGTCCCCGCCGGGGCGGCGGGAGCGGGACCCCCGGGAGCTGCCGGACGTGCCCGCTGCCGTCGCCGCGGGCCTCCGCGTGGCCATCGTCCTGGTCCTGCTGGGGTCGTCGGTCCCCGGGCTCGCGGTCGGCGCCGTCACCGCACTCGGGTGGCTCTGGTGGCGCCTCCGGCCGCGACCGGTCCGCGGAGCCCGGGTCACCGCCCCGGCCTGGCCGGCCGCCTGAGGGGCACGGCGGACGGCGCGGTCACCCGTCCTCGGGCGGCGGGCTGCCCGGCGGGACCGGGGCGTTGACGTCGAAGTGGACCCCCAGCATGCGGATGACGAAGCACAGGACCGCGGCGCCGACCGCGGCCACCGTCCCCCGGGTCCCGAGCAGCTCGGCGACGACGACGGCGGTGGCGCCGACGAGGGCCGGGACGGCGTAGAGCCCGCTGCTGAGCACCGACGGGACCCGGCGGGTGAGCACGTCGCGGATCGTGCCGCCGCCGACCGCCGTGATCGCGCCGACGATGACGGCCTGCGCGGGGCCGAAGCCGAGCCCGGTCGCCTTGAGGGCGCCGGTCACGGCGAAGAGGCTCAGCCCGGCGGCGTCCAGGACGTTGATGGTCCCGTTGATCCGCTCCAGGTGGGAGCCGGAGAGGAAGGCGATCAGCCCGCCGCCGGCGGCCACGGCCAGGTACCGCCAGTCGAGGAAGGTGGCGGGCGGCAGGCTGTCGAGGAACAGGTCACGGATGGTGCCGCCCCCGAGCGCGGTGATCATCCCGAGGGTGACGACACCGACGATGTCGAGGCGGGTGGCACGCAGGGCGGTCAGGGCGCCGTTGAGGGCGAAGGCGAACGTGCCGCCGAGGTCGAGGACCAGCGCCGTGGTTGCCATGGGGACGATCAGCTCCTGCGTGCCGTGGCGCCCGGGTCGCTCGGCGCTCCGTGCGGCGTCACCCTCCCAGGAGGGGAGAGCTCAGCGCGCGGCGGCCAGCGGCGGGTCCTCCGCGGCGGTCCCGCCGTACCGGTCCCGGCGGGCGTCGGCGGCCATGCGGTCGGACAGGGCGGCCGCGTCGGCGCCGACGAACCCGAGCAGCGCCGAGCCGCGGCAGGTCTGCCAGGGCAGGCCGAGGAAGTACAGCCCGGGCACGTCGGTGACACCGGCCTCGTGGCGGACCTGCCCGTCGACGACCACCCCGGGCACGTGCAGCCAGGAGTGGTCGGGCCGGAACCCGGTGGCCCACACGACCGCGTCGACCTCGACCGTGCTCCCGTCGGCGAAGGCGGCGGCGCGGCCGGCGAACCCGGTCAGCCGCGGCCGGACGTCGATGCCGCGGCGGCGCAGGGTGCGGGTGCGGCTGCCGATGACCAGGTCGCCGCGGGCGCGCAGCCGGCGGGCGAGGCGGGTGTGCGACGGGACGCCGAAGAACCCCGAGCGAGTCAGCCAGGTGAACAGGTCGCGGCCGAGGACCCGCTGCGGGAGCTCCAGCGGCCGGGAGCCGGCGGCGACGGTCACCGGCCGGGTGGCCGCCAGCTCGGCGGCGATCTGCAGGCCGGAGTTGGCCGCGCCGACGACGAGCACGCGGCCGGCGCCGGGGACCTGGGCCGGGTTGCGGTACCCGGCGCTGTGCAGCTGCGGCACCGCCGGGTCCAGCCGGCCGGCGACCGCGGGGACGAAGGGCGTCTGGAACGGGCCGGTGGCGACGACGACCTGCCGGGCGCGCAGCGTGCCGGAGGGCGTGGTGGCCGCGAACGCGCCGTCCTCGTCGCGGTGCAGCCGCAGCACCGGCGAGTCCAGCCGGACCGGCAGCCGGAAGTGGCGGGCGTAGGCGGCGAGGTAGTCGGCGACGTCGTCCTTGCCGGGGTGGGTGTCGGCCGCGGCGGGGAACGGCATCCCGGGCAGCGCGTCGTACTGGGCGGGGCTGAACAGGCGCAGCGAGTCCCAGCGGGAGCGCCAGGAGGAGCCGACCTCCGGGCCGGCGTCGAGCAGCAGGAAGTCGGCGTCGCGGCGGGCGAGGTGGTGACCGAGGGCGAGACCGGCCTGGCCGGCCCCGACGACGAGCACGTCGAGGGGCTCGCGGCCGCCGGGGGAGGTCGTCGGCGTGGGCATGGCGTCTCCTGACACGGCGTCGGTGGGTGCTCCGACCCGGACGCTAGGAGCGGGGGACCGGCGTCACGCCGGGAGAACCGCCGGGTTCCTCGCCGGGGCCGCGTCACAGGTCGATCGGGAGGGCGGTGAGCTCGGCGCGGGAGGTCACGGCGAGCTTGCCGAACACGTTGCGCAGGTGGAAGTCGACGGTGCGGGGGCTGACGAACAGCCGCGCGGCGGCGTCCCGGTTGGACAGTCCCTGCCGGACCAGGGCGGCCACCTGCCGCTCCTGCGGGGTGAGCTCGGTCGCGGTGGAGACGTCGCGGCGGCGGGCGGTCTCCCCGGAGGCGCGCAGCTCC
This region of Geodermatophilus bullaregiensis genomic DNA includes:
- a CDS encoding TraR/DksA family transcriptional regulator; translated protein: MTTTPSAPPTTAFEPFRGLLQTQRADCLRQRELALAEAATSVPDPVATSRAATLLRTLEEIDAALDRLDAGTYGTCVHCGSAIPRERLEFRPFAAGCVSCGQAS
- a CDS encoding STAS domain-containing protein — translated: MPHSPGRPAAPDRTALLSVTALPATRPGRVVVEVAGEVDAYTAPLLDACLSTQTRRRGVSELTVDMERVTFLGAAGVSVLARVQRRCRVRGARLVVVRGGRRSVQRPIRLCGLTDVLPAEPGAAERPGSGVVHTGSPSRAPVRRTAARRRREPCR
- a CDS encoding NAD(P)/FAD-dependent oxidoreductase yields the protein MTTDPHQHGPALVPGSPRQVAVVGAGMVGLATAWFLQEAGVQVTVYERDRVAAGASWGNAGWLAPSLTAPLPEPAVLRYGLRAVAGPRSPVYVPLRADRALLRFLGSFVAHSTARRWRRGMAALVPLNERALEAFDVLAAGGVEARTHPARPLLACFRRERDAGPLLAELAAIRATGQDVDASSLTGREARALEPALTDRVGAAVQIHGQRYLHPPEYLGSLARAVRARGGELLEGTGVTDVRDERGGVTVVTGTGERQRHDAVVVATGAHLRELAGRFGVRQPVQAGRGYSFSVAVERLPRGPLYLPAQRVACTPLGDRLRVAGMMEFRRPEEPLDPRRITAVVDAVRPFLRGVHLDDRRDEWVGSRPCTPDGLPLLGATASPRVFVAGGHGMWGIALGPASGRLLAQTVVKGEAPPELTPFDPLRQAP
- a CDS encoding PucR family transcriptional regulator, which encodes MARSGQRGSTGGSDRSPAAGDWLDPVAAAAAAACQAPVDLLGEYLPMLADAAVHGRRPDAWELDAVRELGGRAAAGGVGARRAVELYLSAAWRLWRELPAVERSADPEKVRGAAEAVLRVLDDAVGALVEGHQSERREMIRHEEALRREFVDDLLRGDADVSRMVARAEPFGIDLGKSHQVALAAPRAAGGATDRAAVVLERVVVDRFGDRDVLVATKDGRVVVVVPSRAAGTGSPAPGADVGPVLHEELGRLGSGQRWRVAAGRAFPGAYGVARSYEEAREALVFADRLDLDADVVHARDLLVYRVLGRDQAAIVDLVRDVLGPLGRSRGGAEVLLDTLQAYFAAGDVATAAARRLHVSVRTVTYRLARIAQLTDHSVASPDQRFSLHAAVLGARLLEWPARPLPTDP
- a CDS encoding trimeric intracellular cation channel family protein yields the protein MATTALVLDLGGTFAFALNGALTALRATRLDIVGVVTLGMITALGGGTIRDLFLDSLPPATFLDWRYLAVAAGGGLIAFLSGSHLERINGTINVLDAAGLSLFAVTGALKATGLGFGPAQAVIVGAITAVGGGTIRDVLTRRVPSVLSSGLYAVPALVGATAVVVAELLGTRGTVAAVGAAVLCFVIRMLGVHFDVNAPVPPGSPPPEDG
- a CDS encoding flavin-containing monooxygenase; its protein translation is MPTPTTSPGGREPLDVLVVGAGQAGLALGHHLARRDADFLLLDAGPEVGSSWRSRWDSLRLFSPAQYDALPGMPFPAAADTHPGKDDVADYLAAYARHFRLPVRLDSPVLRLHRDEDGAFAATTPSGTLRARQVVVATGPFQTPFVPAVAGRLDPAVPQLHSAGYRNPAQVPGAGRVLVVGAANSGLQIAAELAATRPVTVAAGSRPLELPQRVLGRDLFTWLTRSGFFGVPSHTRLARRLRARGDLVIGSRTRTLRRRGIDVRPRLTGFAGRAAAFADGSTVEVDAVVWATGFRPDHSWLHVPGVVVDGQVRHEAGVTDVPGLYFLGLPWQTCRGSALLGFVGADAAALSDRMAADARRDRYGGTAAEDPPLAAAR